In Candidatus Eisenbacteria bacterium, a single genomic region encodes these proteins:
- a CDS encoding response regulator transcription factor: MIPARILLADDEETFRASVAVLLRREGYDCDVASSGEEAAELLAKAQYDLLISDLRMPGNMDLELLRGVSNGGAVLPVIVVTAYPSVPTAVEAMRFAVVDYLVKPFDFDDLLRSVRRALETRKAARMLESLRDVLADGSTVAQIARRVAAPTNGSASDVLTPREREIVAALSSGQRVGAIAERLRVSEHTVRNHLKAVYRKLDVHSQVELLSRWRAPGQRA, encoded by the coding sequence ATGATCCCGGCACGCATCCTCCTGGCTGACGACGAAGAGACGTTTCGAGCTTCGGTTGCCGTGCTCCTGCGGCGGGAGGGCTACGACTGCGACGTGGCTAGCTCGGGCGAGGAGGCCGCGGAGCTACTTGCCAAGGCACAGTACGACCTCCTCATCAGCGATCTGCGGATGCCGGGCAACATGGACCTCGAGCTGCTGCGCGGCGTGTCGAACGGTGGGGCGGTTCTCCCGGTGATCGTGGTGACGGCGTATCCGTCCGTACCGACCGCGGTCGAAGCGATGCGCTTCGCCGTGGTCGACTACCTCGTGAAGCCGTTCGACTTCGACGATCTGCTGCGCTCGGTGCGCCGCGCGCTCGAGACGCGCAAGGCGGCGCGTATGCTCGAGTCGCTGCGCGACGTGCTGGCCGACGGCTCGACGGTGGCGCAGATCGCCCGCCGCGTCGCGGCGCCGACCAACGGCTCCGCCTCGGACGTGCTCACGCCGCGCGAGCGCGAGATCGTCGCGGCCCTCTCATCGGGCCAGCGCGTCGGTGCCATCGCGGAGCGGCTCCGCGTGTCGGAGCACACCGTTCGCAACCACCTGAAGGCCGTCTATCGCAAGCTCGACGTCCATTCCCAGGTGGAGCTGCTCTCGCGCTGGCGCGCTCCGGGCCAGCGGGCGTAG
- a CDS encoding GNAT family N-acetyltransferase: MALDQRPLEEADLDQVWEIEREAFNADPSHQEHWRKWERAIGPERLEGLFEAGRLVAMAGVLAFGQWFGGRAIPMGGVRAVAVRPERRGRGYAARVVRAAIDAMHRRGETISVLFPQVTRPYRSLGWEIAGTVVYRQVPTRSLAQVATPDVTVRRAGERDHDAIRACYARVARENNGWVDRPSGRWDWFFDRFSDDHLYVADGDGYVLYRHLPLPSNSPPDGFNLMVLELVAATATAWRALWSLVAASAAIAPTTYFRGGGVDPLAMHLGAPDVTVLRERPWMLRMVDAPGAVAARGFPDDVGCVVPLEIADGVCPWNGGRFTLVVEKARGRLEPGGAGAVRVGIGALSALFSGHATTSLLARAGLLEGGSDGDRAALDRVFAGAMPWMFDEF, encoded by the coding sequence ATGGCGCTCGATCAGCGACCGCTCGAGGAGGCGGACCTCGATCAGGTGTGGGAGATCGAGCGCGAGGCCTTCAATGCCGATCCATCCCATCAGGAACACTGGAGGAAATGGGAGCGCGCGATCGGTCCGGAGCGCCTCGAGGGCCTGTTCGAGGCCGGCCGGCTGGTCGCGATGGCGGGCGTGCTCGCGTTCGGACAGTGGTTCGGCGGGCGCGCGATTCCGATGGGAGGCGTGCGGGCAGTCGCGGTGCGTCCCGAGCGTCGCGGCCGGGGCTACGCCGCGCGCGTGGTGCGCGCCGCCATCGACGCGATGCACCGGCGCGGCGAGACGATCTCCGTCCTCTTCCCGCAGGTGACCCGGCCGTACCGCAGCCTCGGCTGGGAGATCGCAGGCACCGTCGTGTATCGGCAGGTCCCGACACGCTCGCTGGCGCAGGTCGCGACGCCGGACGTCACCGTGCGACGTGCGGGCGAGCGCGACCACGACGCGATTCGCGCCTGTTACGCTCGGGTCGCGCGCGAGAACAATGGCTGGGTCGACCGGCCGAGCGGGCGCTGGGACTGGTTCTTCGATCGCTTCTCCGACGATCATCTCTACGTCGCGGATGGCGACGGCTACGTGCTCTACCGCCACCTGCCGCTGCCTTCGAACTCGCCGCCCGACGGCTTCAATCTCATGGTGCTCGAGCTCGTCGCGGCGACGGCGACCGCATGGCGCGCCCTGTGGTCGCTGGTCGCGGCGTCGGCCGCGATCGCGCCGACGACGTACTTCCGCGGTGGCGGCGTCGATCCACTGGCGATGCATCTCGGAGCGCCCGACGTCACCGTGCTGCGCGAGCGGCCGTGGATGCTCCGGATGGTGGACGCGCCCGGCGCGGTCGCGGCACGGGGGTTCCCCGACGACGTGGGCTGCGTCGTCCCGCTCGAGATCGCCGACGGCGTCTGCCCGTGGAACGGCGGGCGCTTCACCTTGGTCGTCGAGAAGGCACGCGGGCGGCTCGAGCCCGGCGGCGCCGGGGCCGTCCGCGTCGGCATCGGGGCGCTGTCCGCGCTCTTCAGCGGTCATGCGACGACCTCGCTCCTCGCACGCGCGGGACTGCTCGAGGGCGGATCGGACGGCGATCGCGCGGCGCTCGATCGCGTCTTCGCCGGCGCCATGCCCTGGATGTTCGACGAGTTCTGA